A DNA window from Zingiber officinale cultivar Zhangliang chromosome 3A, Zo_v1.1, whole genome shotgun sequence contains the following coding sequences:
- the LOC122052656 gene encoding protein REVEILLE 3-like isoform X2, with the protein MVSAQPGAPDGGGGSGNRRGATEDAPLVSRLLPHRPPPLKSLPRASTDDPSKKIRKPYTITKSRESWTEQEHDKFLEALHLFDRDWKKIEAFVGSKTAIQIRSHAQKYFLKVQKNGTSEHVPPPRPKRKAAHPYPHKAPKNGTASVQLSCLLEPGDALAVDFSSTPGNSTSKVQMHSKGHSCLQPVTASHQIAADTKPAGVSTTNNCSTSTICLTTWPTSETADREKLTMDPRDFAKVYSFLGSVFEPGSTGHLEKLKEMDPIDVETVLLLMRNLALNLISPDYESHIRLLSSSADVKFAITNNIFSAC; encoded by the exons ATGGTGTCTGCTCAACCCGGCGCGCCCGATGGTGGAGGCGGCAGCGGTAACAGAAGAGGAGCAACGGAGGATGCGCCCCTCGTCAGTCGTCTTCTTCCCCACAGACCTCCTCCACTCAAGTCACTCCCCCGAGCCTCCACCGACGACCCCAGCAAGAAGATCCGCAAGCCTTACACCATCACCAAGTCCCGCGAGAGCTGGACCGAGCAGGAGCACGACAAGTTCCTCGAAGCCCTCCATCT CTTCGATCGGGACTGGAAAAAGATAGAAGCATTTGTTGGCTCGAAGACAGCTATTCAG ATAAGGAGCCATGCACAGAAGTATTTCCTTAAGGTCCAGAAGAATGGTACAAGTGAACATGTACCTCCACCTCGACCCAAGCGGAAAGCAGCTCATCCATATCCTCATAAAGCCCCTAAAAATG GCACTGCCTCTGTCCAGCTTTCCTGTTTACTTGAACCAGGTGATGCCCTCGCGGTAGACTTTTCTTCTACACCTGGAAACTCTACCTCGAAAGTGCAAATGCATTCCAAGGGCCACAGTTGTCTCCAGCCAGTTACTGCATCTCACCAAATAGCAG CTGATACAAAGCCTGCTGGAGTGTCAACGACAAATAATTGTTCTACTAGCACAATCTGCCTTACAACCTGGCCAACTTCTGAAACCGCTGATCGAGAAAAGCTTACCATGGATCCTCGTG ATTTTGCTAAAGTCTACAGCTTTCTCGGAAGTGTCTTTGAGCCTGGCAGTACTGGTCATTTGGAAAAACTAAAGGAGATGGATCCAATTGATGTTGAAACA GTGCTGCTTCTGATGAGGAACTTAGCCTTGAACTTGATTAGTCCAGACTATGAATCCCAT ATAAGGTTACTCTCATCATCGGCGGACGTGAAATTCGCTATCACAAATAACATTTTCAGTGCATGTTAA
- the LOC122052656 gene encoding protein REVEILLE 3-like isoform X1 — translation MVSAQPGAPDGGGGSGNRRGATEDAPLVSRLLPHRPPPLKSLPRASTDDPSKKIRKPYTITKSRESWTEQEHDKFLEALHLFDRDWKKIEAFVGSKTAIQIRSHAQKYFLKVQKNGTSEHVPPPRPKRKAAHPYPHKAPKNGTASVQLSCLLEPGDALAVDFSSTPGNSTSKVQMHSKGHSCLQPVTASHQIAADTKPAGVSTTNNCSTSTICLTTWPTSETADREKLTMDPRDFAKVYSFLGSVFEPGSTGHLEKLKEMDPIDVETVCYLPQPEPFTNVARLAECLMLSFSSKVLLLMRNLALNLISPDYESHIRLLSSSADVKFAITNNIFSAC, via the exons ATGGTGTCTGCTCAACCCGGCGCGCCCGATGGTGGAGGCGGCAGCGGTAACAGAAGAGGAGCAACGGAGGATGCGCCCCTCGTCAGTCGTCTTCTTCCCCACAGACCTCCTCCACTCAAGTCACTCCCCCGAGCCTCCACCGACGACCCCAGCAAGAAGATCCGCAAGCCTTACACCATCACCAAGTCCCGCGAGAGCTGGACCGAGCAGGAGCACGACAAGTTCCTCGAAGCCCTCCATCT CTTCGATCGGGACTGGAAAAAGATAGAAGCATTTGTTGGCTCGAAGACAGCTATTCAG ATAAGGAGCCATGCACAGAAGTATTTCCTTAAGGTCCAGAAGAATGGTACAAGTGAACATGTACCTCCACCTCGACCCAAGCGGAAAGCAGCTCATCCATATCCTCATAAAGCCCCTAAAAATG GCACTGCCTCTGTCCAGCTTTCCTGTTTACTTGAACCAGGTGATGCCCTCGCGGTAGACTTTTCTTCTACACCTGGAAACTCTACCTCGAAAGTGCAAATGCATTCCAAGGGCCACAGTTGTCTCCAGCCAGTTACTGCATCTCACCAAATAGCAG CTGATACAAAGCCTGCTGGAGTGTCAACGACAAATAATTGTTCTACTAGCACAATCTGCCTTACAACCTGGCCAACTTCTGAAACCGCTGATCGAGAAAAGCTTACCATGGATCCTCGTG ATTTTGCTAAAGTCTACAGCTTTCTCGGAAGTGTCTTTGAGCCTGGCAGTACTGGTCATTTGGAAAAACTAAAGGAGATGGATCCAATTGATGTTGAAACAGTATGCTATCTTCCACAACCAGAGCCTTTTACAAATGTTGCTCGTCTTGCAGAATGCCTTATGCTTAGTTTTTCTAGCAAG GTGCTGCTTCTGATGAGGAACTTAGCCTTGAACTTGATTAGTCCAGACTATGAATCCCAT ATAAGGTTACTCTCATCATCGGCGGACGTGAAATTCGCTATCACAAATAACATTTTCAGTGCATGTTAA
- the LOC122052656 gene encoding protein REVEILLE 6-like isoform X3 gives MVSAQPGAPDGGGGSGNRRGATEDAPLVSRLLPHRPPPLKSLPRASTDDPSKKIRKPYTITKSRESWTEQEHDKFLEALHLFDRDWKKIEAFVGSKTAIQIRSHAQKYFLKVQKNGTSEHVPPPRPKRKAAHPYPHKAPKNGTASVQLSCLLEPGDALAVDFSSTPGNSTSKVQMHSKGHSCLQPVTASHQIAALQLIQSLLECQRQIIVLLAQSALQPGQLLKPLIEKSLPWILVILLKSTAFSEVSLSLAVLVIWKN, from the exons ATGGTGTCTGCTCAACCCGGCGCGCCCGATGGTGGAGGCGGCAGCGGTAACAGAAGAGGAGCAACGGAGGATGCGCCCCTCGTCAGTCGTCTTCTTCCCCACAGACCTCCTCCACTCAAGTCACTCCCCCGAGCCTCCACCGACGACCCCAGCAAGAAGATCCGCAAGCCTTACACCATCACCAAGTCCCGCGAGAGCTGGACCGAGCAGGAGCACGACAAGTTCCTCGAAGCCCTCCATCT CTTCGATCGGGACTGGAAAAAGATAGAAGCATTTGTTGGCTCGAAGACAGCTATTCAG ATAAGGAGCCATGCACAGAAGTATTTCCTTAAGGTCCAGAAGAATGGTACAAGTGAACATGTACCTCCACCTCGACCCAAGCGGAAAGCAGCTCATCCATATCCTCATAAAGCCCCTAAAAATG GCACTGCCTCTGTCCAGCTTTCCTGTTTACTTGAACCAGGTGATGCCCTCGCGGTAGACTTTTCTTCTACACCTGGAAACTCTACCTCGAAAGTGCAAATGCATTCCAAGGGCCACAGTTGTCTCCAGCCAGTTACTGCATCTCACCAAATAGCAG CTTTGCAGCTGATACAAAGCCTGCTGGAGTGTCAACGACAAATAATTGTTCTACTAGCACAATCTGCCTTACAACCTGGCCAACTTCTGAAACCGCTGATCGAGAAAAGCTTACCATGGATCCTCGTG ATTTTGCTAAAGTCTACAGCTTTCTCGGAAGTGTCTTTGAGCCTGGCAGTACTGGTCATTTGGAAAAACTAA